In the genome of Vibrio sp. NTOU-M3, one region contains:
- a CDS encoding FAD:protein FMN transferase: MKKWLVAFASLLILAGCERATEQVHLSGPTMGTTYNIKYIPAKESPAPAELQKEIDRLLEEVNDQMSTYRKDSELSRFNQNLSSEAFEVSPQTATVVKEAVRLNGLTLGALDVTVGPLVNLWGFGPEARPEVVPTDAELSERKAMTGIQHLTVKGNTLQKDIPNLYVDLSTIAKGWGVDVVADYIQSQGILNYMVEVGGEMRLKGVNREGVAWRIAIEKPSVEERAIQEIIEPGDMAIATSGDYRNYFERDGVRYSHIINPETGKPINHKVVSVTVLDKSSMTADGLATGLMVLGEEQGMKVAEEHNIPVFMIVKTDDGFQELASSAYKPYMNK; this comes from the coding sequence GTGAAAAAGTGGCTTGTTGCATTCGCTTCTCTATTGATTCTTGCTGGTTGTGAACGAGCAACAGAGCAGGTTCATTTAAGTGGCCCTACAATGGGAACCACATACAACATTAAGTATATTCCAGCTAAAGAAAGTCCAGCTCCCGCTGAATTGCAAAAAGAAATCGATCGTCTGTTGGAAGAAGTAAACGACCAAATGTCGACGTATCGCAAAGACTCAGAGCTTAGTCGTTTTAATCAGAATCTTTCCTCTGAAGCATTTGAAGTTTCCCCTCAAACTGCGACCGTGGTGAAAGAAGCGGTCCGACTAAACGGTCTTACTTTAGGTGCATTAGATGTAACGGTTGGGCCGTTAGTGAACTTATGGGGCTTTGGACCGGAAGCTCGTCCTGAGGTAGTACCAACTGATGCTGAGCTCAGTGAGCGTAAAGCGATGACAGGTATCCAACACTTAACGGTCAAAGGGAATACGTTGCAAAAAGATATCCCAAATCTTTACGTTGATCTCTCGACGATTGCTAAAGGTTGGGGGGTAGATGTTGTTGCAGATTACATTCAATCCCAAGGTATTCTAAACTACATGGTTGAGGTTGGCGGTGAAATGCGTCTTAAAGGTGTAAACCGTGAAGGCGTTGCGTGGCGTATTGCGATAGAGAAGCCTTCAGTAGAAGAGCGTGCGATCCAAGAGATTATTGAACCAGGCGACATGGCGATAGCGACCTCAGGTGATTACCGCAACTACTTTGAGCGTGATGGTGTACGTTATTCCCACATTATCAACCCAGAAACAGGTAAGCCAATTAACCATAAAGTCGTTTCTGTTACCGTACTAGACAAGTCATCGATGACAGCGGATGGTTTGGCGACAGGATTGATGGTTTTAGGTGAAGAACAAGGGATGAAGGTTGCGGAAGAGCACAATATTCCTGTATTTATGATTGTAAAAACGGATGATGGTTTCCAAGAGCTTGCATCATCGGCCTACAAACCATACATGAACAAATAA
- the nqrM gene encoding (Na+)-NQR maturation NqrM, whose protein sequence is MSTYLITFGVFMAVIAAMSIGYIIQRKVVKGSCGGLGAVGIEKVCNCPEPCDARKKREAREAARQEKLAAWEKDRIA, encoded by the coding sequence ATGAGTACATATCTAATTACATTTGGTGTGTTTATGGCCGTGATTGCTGCTATGTCAATCGGCTACATTATCCAAAGAAAAGTTGTGAAAGGCAGCTGTGGTGGTCTTGGGGCTGTGGGCATTGAAAAAGTGTGTAATTGTCCTGAACCATGTGATGCACGTAAAAAGCGTGAAGCTCGAGAGGCAGCTCGACAAGAAAAACTCGCCGCTTGGGAAAAAGATAGAATTGCTTAA
- a CDS encoding response regulator: MSYKILVVEDSRTFRKYLCQQLSALGFEIVDVGSYKEAEHILEQQDDFLFALLDYCLPDAENGEVIDLVLNRQQKVIVLTATFNEHTREHFISKGVVDYILKESTSSVSYVISLAKRLMNNPNHHALVVDDSPTVRKHISSLLEHQYIKTTQAENGQQALDILQRNPDITFVISDHDMPEKDGITMTKEIRQIHDKNSMAILGVSGSNDRTMTARFLKAGANDFLHKPFNHEEFYCRIHQMLDMKEARDELFKLANQDALTGLWNRRYLFEQTCKNCHDRSVAMVDIDYFKKVNDVYGHDGGDAALLMVANILKIYFANDTIVRFGGEEFCIVNCGPYDDFVTRLEQMRQRVEKTPISHQGSPINLTVSIGANQQLAPLAQQITGADDRLYQAKEAGRNKLIYQ; this comes from the coding sequence TTGAGTTACAAAATCCTCGTAGTTGAAGACAGCCGTACATTTAGAAAGTACCTTTGCCAGCAACTCTCTGCGTTAGGTTTTGAGATCGTAGACGTTGGTTCGTATAAAGAAGCCGAGCACATACTTGAGCAGCAAGACGACTTCCTTTTTGCGTTGCTGGATTATTGTCTTCCTGATGCAGAAAATGGCGAAGTCATCGACTTAGTCCTAAATCGGCAACAAAAGGTCATTGTACTGACAGCCACGTTTAACGAGCATACTCGTGAACATTTTATCTCTAAAGGCGTTGTCGATTACATCCTCAAAGAAAGCACCAGCTCTGTCTCTTACGTTATTTCTCTAGCCAAACGATTGATGAATAACCCAAACCATCATGCTTTGGTTGTGGATGACTCTCCGACAGTACGCAAACATATTTCCTCCCTTTTGGAGCACCAGTACATAAAAACAACTCAAGCAGAAAACGGGCAGCAAGCGTTAGACATTCTTCAACGTAACCCAGATATCACCTTTGTCATTAGTGACCACGACATGCCAGAGAAAGATGGCATTACCATGACCAAAGAAATTCGCCAGATCCACGATAAAAATAGCATGGCGATACTGGGTGTATCGGGCAGTAATGATCGCACCATGACAGCACGTTTTCTAAAAGCAGGTGCTAACGACTTCCTTCATAAACCTTTTAATCATGAAGAGTTCTACTGCCGCATTCACCAAATGCTCGATATGAAAGAAGCACGAGATGAGCTTTTTAAACTAGCAAACCAAGATGCACTAACTGGGCTTTGGAATCGTCGTTACCTCTTCGAACAAACATGTAAAAACTGTCATGATCGCTCTGTTGCCATGGTGGATATCGATTACTTCAAAAAGGTGAACGATGTGTATGGTCACGATGGCGGAGACGCGGCATTACTGATGGTCGCAAATATCCTCAAAATCTATTTCGCCAACGACACCATTGTTCGTTTTGGTGGAGAGGAATTTTGTATCGTTAATTGTGGGCCGTATGATGATTTTGTTACCCGGTTAGAGCAAATGCGACAACGCGTTGAGAAAACGCCAATATCTCATCAAGGTAGCCCGATAAACCTCACTGTCAGTATTGGAGCTAATCAGCAACTTGCCCCACTTGCCCAGCAAATAACTGGGGCAGATGACCGCCTCTATCAGGCCAAAGAAGCCGGCAGGAATAAGTTGATTTATCAATAA
- the dinB gene encoding DNA polymerase IV, whose amino-acid sequence MEPATLRKIIHIDMDCFYAAVEMRDNPEYRHRPFAVGGSERQRGVISTSNYEARQFGVRSAMSTAKALQLCPELLVIPGRMSVYQAISKQIREIFSRYTSLIEPLSLDEAFLDVTNSTACKGSATLIAQAIRNDIFKELGLTASAGVAPIKFLAKVASDMNKPNGQFVVPPEQVQSVIDTLPLERIPGVGKVSLEKLHSAGFYLCKDVRDSDYREFLRQFGRLGASLWQRSHGIDEREVIVERERKSVGVERTFTQNIVTYEQCWQVIEEKLYPELKSRLDEARPQREIIKQGIKVKFADFQLTTIEHIHPKLELQDFKALLGKILERQKGREIRLLGLNVMLKPEVESKQLSFFE is encoded by the coding sequence ATGGAACCCGCAACACTCCGCAAGATCATTCATATCGATATGGATTGTTTCTATGCTGCTGTTGAGATGCGTGATAATCCAGAATATCGTCATCGACCCTTCGCCGTGGGTGGTAGCGAGCGCCAACGGGGAGTGATCAGTACGAGTAATTATGAGGCGCGTCAATTTGGCGTTCGAAGTGCGATGTCTACGGCAAAGGCCCTTCAATTATGTCCTGAGTTACTTGTCATTCCAGGACGAATGTCCGTTTATCAAGCTATTTCAAAGCAAATTCGTGAAATCTTTTCTCGCTACACAAGCCTTATTGAACCGTTGTCGTTAGACGAAGCATTTCTAGATGTGACGAATTCAACAGCATGTAAAGGCTCTGCGACACTCATCGCCCAAGCGATCCGAAATGACATATTTAAGGAGTTGGGTTTAACCGCATCAGCAGGCGTCGCACCGATTAAGTTTTTGGCTAAAGTAGCGTCAGATATGAATAAGCCGAATGGTCAATTCGTTGTTCCGCCAGAGCAAGTGCAATCGGTTATAGATACATTGCCGTTAGAGAGGATTCCGGGGGTGGGCAAAGTATCACTCGAGAAACTGCACAGTGCTGGATTTTATTTGTGTAAGGATGTCAGAGACAGTGACTATCGTGAGTTTTTGCGTCAATTTGGGCGCTTAGGCGCTTCTTTGTGGCAGCGCAGTCATGGCATTGATGAACGTGAAGTGATTGTAGAGCGAGAGCGTAAATCGGTGGGGGTTGAGCGCACCTTTACTCAGAATATTGTGACCTATGAACAATGTTGGCAAGTCATTGAAGAGAAGCTTTATCCAGAACTAAAATCGCGGTTGGATGAAGCTCGGCCACAAAGAGAGATCATTAAACAAGGGATAAAAGTTAAATTTGCTGATTTCCAACTGACGACGATTGAGCACATTCATCCCAAATTAGAGTTGCAAGATTTTAAAGCGCTACTTGGTAAAATATTAGAGCGTCAAAAAGGGCGAGAGATACGTTTGTTGGGCTTGAATGTCATGCTCAAGCCCGAAGTAGAGAGTAAACAACTTAGCTTTTTTGAATAG
- a CDS encoding ATP-dependent DNA helicase RecQ, whose amino-acid sequence MLEHTLKTTFGFDSLRLGQKQVIDAILEGHSCVAIFPTGSGKSLCYQLPALHLPHLTLVISPLLALMKDQLSFLHSKGIAAASIDSGQDRQTTQQVMQSVREGQTKILMISVERLKNERFRQFISQIPISLLVVDEAHCISEWGHNFRPDYLKLPDYQRQLNIPQVLLLTATATNDVIADMKSKFALAPENITVTGFYRPNLDLTIQPCQDEEKLPTLISIINQQPNAPTIVYVTLQQSAEQVAAALRDSGIHALAYHAGLKSEVRSELQQQFMQGKIFCIVATIAFGMGVDKADIRRVIHYDLPKSIENYSQEIGRAGRDGQPSQCLLLANQNGLNTLENFVFGDTPDATAIQYVIEQAIQHAPQWELMINRLSQESNIRQLPLKTLLVYLELANVIEPKYSYFADYRFKFIRPKEQIIQHFQAERRQFVEAIFQCAPQARLWCQLDFEALWINYHADRQRVISALDYFHEQGWIELESKQITDVYSVKDSPQSIATLTAQLHQLFLTKETHEIERLRQLLAFFESDSCLSANLARYFADTNAPEHCGHCSVCRGNVAQLPIQPQQNVEIEQVHHWLMPLNQATNQKLSLQAQARFLCGIATPLTTKLKANKMEGFGKLANVPFQQVVNTVETLTIQKS is encoded by the coding sequence ATGCTAGAACACACTTTAAAGACCACCTTTGGCTTCGATTCACTGCGCCTAGGACAAAAGCAAGTGATTGATGCCATCCTAGAAGGACACTCTTGTGTTGCAATATTTCCAACGGGTTCTGGTAAGTCTCTCTGTTATCAACTTCCAGCACTTCACCTGCCACATCTGACCTTGGTGATCTCTCCTTTACTCGCTTTGATGAAAGATCAGCTGAGTTTTCTACACAGTAAAGGAATCGCTGCCGCTTCAATTGATTCCGGACAAGATCGCCAAACCACCCAACAGGTCATGCAATCAGTACGAGAAGGCCAAACGAAGATCCTCATGATTTCCGTTGAGCGATTAAAAAACGAGCGCTTTCGTCAATTTATCTCGCAAATTCCAATTTCTTTGTTGGTCGTGGATGAAGCCCACTGTATTTCTGAATGGGGGCACAATTTTCGTCCGGACTACCTAAAACTTCCAGACTACCAACGTCAACTGAATATTCCGCAGGTTTTGCTACTCACTGCCACGGCAACAAATGATGTCATTGCCGATATGAAGAGTAAGTTTGCACTTGCACCGGAAAATATTACGGTAACGGGCTTTTATCGCCCAAATTTAGATTTAACCATTCAGCCTTGCCAAGATGAAGAAAAGCTTCCAACTTTAATTTCAATCATAAACCAGCAGCCTAATGCCCCCACTATTGTATATGTCACATTGCAGCAAAGTGCTGAACAAGTGGCAGCCGCACTAAGAGACAGTGGTATTCATGCTTTGGCTTATCATGCTGGACTAAAAAGTGAAGTAAGAAGCGAACTGCAGCAACAATTTATGCAAGGGAAAATTTTTTGCATTGTTGCTACTATCGCCTTTGGTATGGGAGTGGATAAAGCGGATATTCGCCGCGTGATCCACTATGACTTGCCTAAGTCGATCGAGAACTACTCACAAGAGATCGGCCGAGCAGGAAGAGATGGACAACCATCACAATGCTTACTTTTGGCAAATCAAAACGGCTTAAATACATTAGAAAACTTTGTATTTGGCGACACTCCAGATGCCACTGCCATACAGTATGTGATTGAGCAAGCAATCCAACACGCCCCGCAATGGGAACTCATGATCAACCGTTTATCGCAAGAGAGTAATATTCGTCAGCTCCCTTTAAAAACGTTATTGGTTTATCTAGAACTTGCCAATGTCATTGAACCCAAATACAGCTACTTTGCCGACTATCGCTTTAAGTTTATCCGTCCTAAAGAGCAGATCATCCAACACTTTCAAGCCGAACGTAGACAATTTGTTGAAGCGATTTTTCAATGTGCTCCGCAAGCCAGATTATGGTGCCAACTTGATTTCGAAGCACTTTGGATCAATTATCACGCAGATAGACAAAGAGTGATCAGTGCACTTGATTACTTCCACGAGCAAGGTTGGATCGAGCTGGAAAGTAAGCAGATCACAGACGTCTACAGCGTAAAAGACTCCCCTCAATCTATTGCGACTCTGACTGCACAACTGCATCAATTATTCTTAACTAAAGAAACGCACGAGATAGAGCGGTTAAGGCAACTGCTTGCATTTTTTGAGTCTGATAGCTGCTTGAGTGCGAACCTGGCACGCTATTTTGCCGATACCAATGCACCAGAGCATTGTGGGCATTGCTCCGTATGCCGAGGAAATGTTGCTCAGCTTCCGATACAACCTCAACAAAATGTTGAGATAGAACAAGTTCATCATTGGCTAATGCCTCTTAATCAGGCGACAAATCAAAAATTGTCATTACAAGCCCAAGCGCGCTTTCTCTGCGGAATTGCCACCCCACTCACCACAAAGCTGAAAGCAAATAAGATGGAGGGATTTGGGAAACTAGCGAACGTACCTTTTCAACAAGTGGTGAATACCGTTGAGACCCTAACTATTCAAAAAAGCTAA
- a CDS encoding GreA/GreB family elongation factor, whose translation MNKFELVEKICQQLEHNLKIAQSATQQAMSAATDEETVPEHKYDTLALEASYLAHGQAMRVAEYEADLAQYRALIMKEGMDKVALGALVELVDVEDSYRYVYLGPCAGGIKVYHEGVEISVVTPKSPIGAALIGKVLDDEVSYQIGDNVFSYEISAID comes from the coding sequence ATGAATAAGTTTGAGCTTGTAGAAAAAATTTGTCAGCAGTTAGAGCACAACCTGAAGATTGCTCAGTCAGCGACACAACAGGCAATGTCGGCGGCAACGGATGAAGAAACGGTCCCTGAGCACAAGTACGATACATTGGCGTTAGAGGCCTCTTATTTGGCTCATGGCCAAGCAATGCGCGTTGCAGAATATGAAGCTGATTTAGCGCAGTATCGTGCTTTAATTATGAAAGAGGGAATGGATAAAGTGGCATTGGGAGCGTTGGTGGAACTGGTGGATGTTGAAGACAGTTATCGCTACGTCTACCTTGGCCCATGCGCTGGTGGAATCAAAGTCTATCACGAAGGCGTCGAAATTAGTGTTGTGACGCCAAAGTCGCCAATAGGCGCGGCACTCATTGGCAAAGTATTGGATGATGAAGTCAGTTATCAGATTGGAGACAACGTATTTAGTTACGAAATTAGCGCGATTGATTGA
- a CDS encoding YggN family protein: MKRFIFTLPFLFTSQIWAAQCQVDLKNEIRLDGQQLEIHQANGETAILDDNDNLVIHGEKIELDAGQKEAIAQYRQHLNDHLPRAKQIAEDGLNLANDIIDDVAKSLDSPEAFDSVKVAMKDFWASIEARYYKNGDLILPAESFESMSNTWMEDFAKAKDIFNDEFITSAFEAMSTKMKEEGGLNLTEMANSMTELKARISERIESHSADIEQQGQEFCDSLNQMAEEEQQLHKKIPELKNYQIFTI, translated from the coding sequence ATGAAACGTTTTATTTTTACCTTACCATTCTTATTTACCAGCCAGATTTGGGCGGCGCAGTGTCAGGTCGATCTTAAAAATGAAATCCGCCTTGATGGTCAACAGCTAGAGATCCATCAAGCAAATGGTGAGACCGCAATTCTGGATGACAATGATAACTTAGTGATCCACGGTGAGAAAATTGAATTAGATGCAGGGCAAAAAGAAGCCATTGCTCAATACCGCCAACATTTGAATGATCACTTACCGCGAGCTAAGCAGATCGCTGAAGATGGTCTGAATTTAGCGAATGATATCATTGATGATGTCGCTAAAAGTTTAGATTCTCCCGAAGCATTCGATAGCGTCAAAGTTGCGATGAAAGATTTTTGGGCAAGCATTGAAGCCCGTTATTATAAAAATGGTGATTTGATTTTACCTGCTGAAAGTTTTGAATCCATGAGTAACACTTGGATGGAAGACTTTGCCAAGGCAAAAGACATATTTAATGATGAGTTCATTACCAGTGCCTTTGAAGCCATGTCTACCAAAATGAAAGAAGAGGGTGGTTTGAACCTAACTGAGATGGCGAACAGCATGACTGAGCTCAAAGCTCGTATTTCTGAACGTATTGAATCTCACTCGGCAGATATTGAACAGCAAGGACAGGAGTTTTGTGACTCTTTAAACCAAATGGCAGAAGAAGAGCAGCAACTTCATAAGAAGATCCCAGAGCTAAAAAATTATCAGATCTTCACCATATAA
- a CDS encoding Ig-like domain-containing protein, with the protein MRSHVLRGAIIAALGMSFQAYAYDCSTLAIWDSSSIYTSGDQVQQSGTAYQAQHWTQGNDPATNSGDWQAWQSLGLCDTAGGNIPPEVSLTSPLNNAEIPEGTITSIEATAADANGSVAQVEFFVDGQSIAVVTQPPYSASWTAMLGASQIQATATDNENASTTSSATISVTPSGTLVPPSVTLTSPTGSEQVSEGDVVTLSANASDSDGSVEKVEFFVNGQIVATDTTEPYQHDWSAVSGNQTFSAKATDNDNQSTHSAQVSLSVAGGSNGGCAGLPNYVAGTSYSAGQLVQNLNQKYQCDIAGWCSSDSAWAYEPGKGDYWQEAWTGLGACSSPPSISITSPTDNQVVLAGANVTISASASDADGSVTGVEFFASNTSLGVITQAPYSVDWLATNIGANTLKAIATDNDGNTNESSVTVTVSDQDLVVSLTSPTSGQTVGLGKALNLAADATSLTSSVNKVEFMVNGAVVGTDTTAPYSYSWTPGAVGNYTVAAQATDAVGSSVLSDAAAVTVVEQTQKKHQLIGYWHNFVNGAGCPIRLADMSQAWDVIDIAFAENDRNSDGTVHFNLYSGDIHSSCPALDPAQFKQDMAALQAKGKKFVLSLGGAEGTITLNTDTDEANFVNSLTAIIQEWGFDGLDVDLESGSNLVHGSQIQARLGRALLQIEQNMGGDMYLTMAPEHPYVQGGYVAYSGIWGAYIPVINDTRSTLDLLHVQLYNNGGLPNPYMPGSAPEGSVDMMVAQSKMLIEGFELADGTLFAPLRDDQVAIGLPSGPSSANSGQAPTQNILDALDCLTKSSKCGSIVPAFNYPNYAGVMTWSINWDQHDGFNFSTPVGNKLTQMNNGQ; encoded by the coding sequence ATGCGTTCTCATGTACTTAGAGGGGCGATCATCGCCGCCTTGGGAATGAGCTTTCAAGCTTATGCTTATGATTGTTCGACGCTAGCAATCTGGGACTCAAGTTCAATCTATACCTCTGGCGATCAGGTTCAACAATCTGGAACCGCATACCAAGCCCAACATTGGACACAAGGCAATGATCCAGCGACTAATTCAGGCGATTGGCAGGCATGGCAAAGCTTAGGACTGTGTGATACAGCTGGCGGTAATATTCCACCAGAAGTATCGTTAACCTCACCGCTTAACAATGCTGAGATCCCAGAAGGCACAATCACCAGCATTGAAGCTACTGCTGCAGATGCGAACGGCAGCGTGGCTCAAGTAGAATTTTTTGTTGATGGTCAAAGTATTGCTGTAGTAACCCAACCACCATACAGCGCTAGCTGGACTGCGATGTTAGGGGCAAGCCAGATCCAAGCTACCGCTACTGACAACGAGAACGCCTCAACCACCAGCAGCGCAACGATTTCAGTAACCCCATCAGGCACGCTAGTCCCTCCAAGTGTCACACTTACCAGTCCGACAGGATCAGAACAGGTCAGCGAAGGCGATGTGGTCACGCTCAGTGCCAACGCCAGCGACAGTGATGGTAGCGTCGAAAAAGTAGAGTTTTTTGTTAATGGACAGATCGTTGCAACGGATACGACCGAACCTTATCAACATGATTGGAGCGCCGTTTCTGGCAACCAAACCTTCTCAGCTAAAGCAACCGACAACGACAATCAATCAACCCATAGTGCCCAAGTATCCCTTTCAGTTGCAGGCGGCTCTAATGGCGGGTGCGCTGGATTACCTAACTATGTTGCAGGAACCAGCTATTCAGCAGGCCAGTTAGTACAAAACTTAAATCAGAAATATCAATGCGACATTGCGGGCTGGTGTTCTTCTGATTCGGCTTGGGCTTACGAGCCTGGCAAAGGGGATTACTGGCAAGAAGCATGGACAGGCTTAGGAGCATGCAGCTCACCGCCAAGCATCAGCATAACTTCTCCAACAGATAATCAGGTTGTACTGGCGGGTGCTAATGTAACGATCAGCGCTTCAGCAAGCGATGCTGATGGTAGCGTCACTGGCGTTGAGTTCTTTGCTAGTAACACCTCACTTGGTGTCATCACTCAAGCGCCATATAGTGTTGATTGGTTAGCAACAAATATCGGTGCGAATACTTTGAAAGCCATAGCCACCGATAATGATGGTAACACCAATGAAAGCAGCGTTACCGTCACGGTCAGTGATCAGGACTTGGTCGTATCACTTACCTCTCCAACCTCTGGTCAAACAGTGGGATTAGGTAAGGCATTGAATCTAGCCGCTGATGCGACCTCTCTGACAAGCTCAGTGAACAAAGTTGAGTTTATGGTGAACGGTGCTGTCGTCGGCACGGATACAACAGCCCCCTATTCTTATAGCTGGACGCCGGGTGCCGTTGGTAACTACACCGTTGCAGCACAAGCAACCGATGCAGTTGGCAGCAGCGTATTGTCCGATGCAGCGGCGGTAACCGTTGTTGAACAAACGCAGAAGAAACATCAGTTGATCGGTTACTGGCACAACTTCGTCAATGGTGCTGGTTGTCCGATTCGATTGGCTGACATGTCACAAGCATGGGATGTGATTGATATTGCTTTTGCAGAAAACGATCGCAATAGCGATGGTACGGTTCACTTCAATCTTTACTCTGGTGATATCCATAGCAGCTGTCCTGCTCTAGACCCAGCTCAATTCAAGCAAGATATGGCAGCGTTACAAGCGAAAGGTAAGAAGTTTGTTCTATCTTTAGGTGGCGCTGAAGGTACCATTACCCTCAACACAGACACCGATGAGGCGAACTTCGTCAACAGTCTCACCGCGATCATTCAAGAATGGGGCTTTGATGGTTTAGATGTGGATCTAGAAAGTGGTTCGAATCTCGTTCATGGTTCACAAATTCAAGCTCGTTTAGGTCGTGCATTGCTGCAAATTGAGCAAAACATGGGCGGAGACATGTACTTGACGATGGCGCCGGAACATCCATATGTTCAAGGTGGCTACGTTGCTTACAGTGGAATTTGGGGGGCTTATATCCCGGTGATTAATGACACACGCAGTACGTTGGATTTGCTGCATGTTCAGTTGTACAACAACGGAGGATTACCTAACCCATACATGCCAGGTAGCGCTCCGGAAGGCTCAGTAGATATGATGGTTGCACAATCAAAAATGTTGATTGAAGGTTTTGAACTGGCAGACGGTACCCTATTTGCACCGCTACGTGATGATCAAGTTGCTATCGGACTGCCTTCGGGCCCAAGTTCTGCTAACTCAGGCCAAGCTCCAACACAAAATATTTTAGATGCGTTGGATTGCCTGACCAAAAGCAGTAAATGTGGCTCAATTGTTCCTGCATTTAATTATCCGAATTATGCAGGCGTCATGACATGGTCAATAAACTGGGATCAACATGATGGCTTTAACTTCTCGACGCCAGTGGGGAACAAGCTGACCCAAATGAATAACGGGCAATAG